DNA sequence from the Desulfovibrio litoralis DSM 11393 genome:
ATCTTGTTAAAAGTCAAACTAATGTACTCGATTCAAAGGATACCCAAATGAAAGCCATCGCCATTGTCGGTTATAAAAATTCAGGCAAAACCACTACCACTCTAAAACTCGCCGAAGCTTTAGAAAAAAAAGGCTTAAAAGTAGCTATTGCTAAACATACGCACCATAATTTCGATAAAGAAAATACTGATACTGCCCGCTTTCAAGCTTCGGGGCGAGATGTTATTGGAATTGGAGCAGATGAAAGTGCCATTTTTTATGGTGAGTTTTTACCTTTATTAAAACTTATCCCTTTTATAAAAGCCGATATTCTTTTAGTCGAAGGTAACAAAAATGCTACTTGGCTACCTAGAATAGTCTGTTTAAGAGAAGCCGAAGAAATTAATGAATTGTCAGGTGCAAAAACTGATGAAAGTACAAATTCAACCAGACAAACTATCGCTACTTTACGAAAAAAACCTTTATTAAACTGCTTTGAAAAAGTAGCTCATTTTGAGCTTACTCCACAAAGCGAAGCGAAAGACTTTGAACAACTAGCGGATTTAGTTTGGGAAAAATCTTTTATCTTGCCGGGGTTAAACTGTGGGGCTTGCGGCTTTGAGTCTTGTGCCACTTTTGCCTCACAAATTGTTAAAGGCGTTAAAACCACAAAAGATTGCCCCAGTTTAAATACTGAAAGCGTAGAAATATACGCCAATGATCAAAAAATCGCCCTTAACCCATTTATGGCTCGCTTAGTGGGCGGAATGCTCAAAGCGGTAGCCGTAGAGCTAAAAGGCTATGACCCAAACGCTGATTTAGTTATTCGCTTAAATAAACCATTATAAACAAAGTTTCCTCCAGTCCAATATACTGATATAACAGGCTTTTAGATAACTAGACAAGTTTATAAAAGGGGTTAAACTGTGGCGCTTGTGGCTTTGAGTCTTGTGCCACTTTTGCCTCTCAAATTGTTAAAGGCGTTAAAACAACAAAAGACTGTCCCAGTTTAAATACTGAAAGCGTAGAAATATATGCCAATGATCAAAAAATCGCCCTCAACCCATTTATGGCTCGCTTAGTGGGCGGAATGCTCAAATCGGTAGCCGTAGAGCTAAAAGGCTATGACCCAAACGCTGATTTAGTTATTCGCTTAAACAAAACCTTATAAAAAGATGTTTCTCTGGATAACCATTTAATATAACACACCTTAAGGTAACTAGACAAGTTTATAAAAAATGTTAATATACCTAAACAGAATATAACGCACATTTATAAGTTTTATTGATTTGCGAAAAACAGGAGATTCATATGAAAAAAGTTATCGAAAGCAAAGCGGCTCCGGCTGCTGTTGGTCCATATTCACAAGCAATTTTGGCAAATGGAATTTTATTTGCCTCAGGTCAACTACCTTTAAATGCTCAAACTGGGAAGCTTGAAGAAGGCGATATTTCCGCTAAAGCAACTCGTTGTCTTGAAAACGTTAAAGCAATTTTAGAAGAAGCTGGTTTAGGTTTTTCTGATGTTGTTAAAGTTACCGTATATCTTACTGATATGAGTGATTTTGCGGCGGTTAACGCTGTTTATGCTAAGTATTTTTCCGCTCCTTATCCTGCTCGCTCTTGCGTTGCGGTTGCGGCTTTACCTTTAGGTGGAACTGTTGAAATTGAAGTAACTGCTGCGACTAAATGTTGCTAATTAGTTAAAACTTTAAAAAATAAAAAAGAGTGGTTTTATCGCCACTCTTTTTTTACGCCCTTAACAATGGTTATAACTAAAAGATTTGTTTAACTAACTTATCTTCTTCAAAACAAAACTTTTTAAATTGACAATCATGATACTTGAGAATAAAATATTTTGTTCATGTGCTCGTAGCTCAGAAGGATAGAGCGATAGCCTCCTAAGCTGTAGGCCCCGCGTTCGATTCGCGGCGAGCACACCAATTAAATCAATAGCTTACCAGATTATCTCTGGTAAGCTATTTTTTCTTCCCAACACCATTCCCAACACCAGATGGGATATATGGACTTATAAAAACCCTTTTTCTAATCTATTTCTCACTACAAGATAAAAATGTCTAATGGTGTTTTATTTATATTTATGCGTTTTTAAAGGCTAGATGAATGCATTCCTAACCATTTTTATAACCTGGTCGAAAATTCTACTTTTAAAAGATACTAATGGGGGGAGGATTACCGTAATAAAGTGATACTATATAGTCAGTTGCCAAGATATAAATGCAACATTCTGGATTTGTTTACAAAAGATGTACAGATGAGTTAATGTATGCGGGATATAAAACTTCTTTAAAAAGCACTTTACTATAAATATCGGCATTGTAACAATGGCAAAGGTAGTCTTTTGGTTGCCTATCTTCCCTGGAAACCACTTAATCCAATTCTAAAATATCCCTTACTTCTTGCAGATCTCTGTGAGCACGCAAATAAACAACTGCAGCTCGAGAGAGCATTTCAGTATCTCGTACCATGCGCTTAAGTTGCATTGTAGCTTCTGTGATACCGTCCTTATTCTTAATTCTTCTAACCTGCTTGTCTACTTCCAAGCGTATTATATTTCGTGCTCGCACTATGCGTGCTTCATGTAAATGAAATATGTCGATCGAGTTGTTAACTTTTGTTTTTTGTTCTTCATTCGCCTCGGGCTTTGACACTGGAAATCCATCGTTATCAAACCAAAGTAGTTTTTCATCGTATGGATTAAACGGATCTAAAAAACTAGGGCGCTCTATGTTTAGTTTAGCTTGATCCGTGGGAGTAAACGCTCGCTGCTCAGGATTTTCAAGAGGAAATAGGCATCCTTTACCTCCTTGAGTTTCATCAAAATTTCTACGACTGTTACAGAATGTACAGGCACAACGATAGTTTTCCCACTCAAACGCTAGCCACCAGTATCCTTCGTGCTGATTTTCACCCTCAACCTTATTTTTGGGTCTGAAGTGGTCAACGGGCATGTCTGATCGGATTTCCTCTGCTTCGCAATACCAACATTTATTCTTTAATGTTGCAGGTACTAACTTGTAGAATTCACGCCAAATATCAGATGAGGTTGGACTCTTTAATATTTTTTTTCTCTCTTCCTTATCCGGCGTAGCAAGTAGCTCTGCTTTTGCTTGTTCGGCCTTATCGCGCCAATCCTGAGTTAAACATTCCTCAATATCAGCTTTGCAGATCCAGCGCATTAGGCATCCTCTTTTGATTTTGAGTAATACTTTTTGAGTAAAAAATCTTGGTAATCTGGATCATCAGTTGCAAAGTTGAAACCTAACGGGCTCAATTTTTTATTAAGCAGAGCAAGTTCTATGTTTTCTTCTTCAGTCAATTTTTCTTCTTTTGCAGCCAGTTTATTTCTATTGATGAGATCTTGATTAGTATTATCATCAAGTGTCGTTTGTAGATTAAACATATCACTACGCAGTATGAGATTAATTCCCATTCCTCTAGGGCTTTCCTCTGGCTTGCTTGCGTGAATTTGAAATTTATCATCCCTCTTCATAACTTGTATCTGCTCTTTTTCCAGTGCAGCAATAGCCAGAGGATGGTGAGTAACCATTAACAAATGGCTGACTTTAGGGCTAGGCACAAAATCATCTAAAAATTTTAGGTACTTAACTGCCCATGCTGGATTTAAGTGGGTATCTGGCTCATCGAGTAAAAATAATGAGTCTTTGCCACCTGTAAATTTGAGGAGGCCAAGTACGGTAAGCAATTGTTGTTCCCCTTCACTAAGCTCTCGGAAGGTGAGAGGCTCTTCGCTACTTAAAACCTTCACTCTAATGTTAACTTCAGAAATGATCTCAGAAAGTAGCGTGCTTTCCAACATTTTGAATAGTTCATCAGCTCTTAGACCTTTAGCGAACTCACGCAAGGCATCTACATTTGGTAAAAATAAATGGAAAAATTCATTGCGTATGCTGTTGCCGGTTAACGAGATATCTTCTGGGCGTGTAACTTTCACAGGGGACAAGCTACATTTAATAAGTTCATCTAGAAAACGTCGAACAACGCCACGAGCACCCCAGAATAGTTCACTTTTTTCTTTAGCCCAACCCGGTTGGCGCATTACAAAATGAATACTATCTAAACCTTCAATACCCAAATATTTCCGCAAAAAGTCTTTTTCATCGCTATCTTGCTCGTTCAAGAAAAATGCTAATAAAACAAACTGGCTATGATGGGGTTTTGCATAAAACAAGGGGCGTATATCGCCTTTTAAATCCAAATCCCCGTCAAGTAGACGACGGTAGAAATCAGTGCGGTGTTTTTTGAAATATTTTTCTAGTCGATCACTTGGCCCAGAATAATATGCAAATACATATTTTGGTAAGTAGAGTGCATTGCCATCTTTATCTCGTTTTACCTTGGAGAAAGGTACCGTTTGAGTTTCTGGTTTTTCGTTTAACAAGTCGCCTGATTGTTTGGCTAGCAGGTCACGAACAGTTATTATATACTGTTTAGCCAAACTCTCGCGATTCGGATCAGCGTCAACCGTTATCTCCAGCCAGCTTTCGTTAGAATGTAAATTGGATTCGCAGGATTGCCCAAGTTGATAAACCAATTCATAAGAAAACGGAGGAGCCTCGCCCAAATCAAGATTGCGAAATATCGCCACCAGAGCCTCTAGCACATTGGATTTACCAGAGCCATTACACCCGACCAAAACAGTCATTAGGTTCTTTTCATCAAAGTGTACCACAACGTCTTCAAGGTTTTTAAAACGTGAACGAATATGCAGTTTATCAACTTTCATAGGTTATCCTTAACTTTGTGTGGATGTCTTAGCGAGTGAAAACCAATCCTGTTTATCATCGACATTACGCTCTAGCTTTACTATAGACCTATCATACATTAAAGCTTTACGAATATCTAAAAAAAATCGCTCTAACTCTTCGGTGTTGCTGTCACTTGGGTAACCTGATGCAGCTAAAAGTTGCTGTCCACTTAGTGGCTTACCAGCTTTTTTTAATGCCACAGCGACTTCAATAATTTGTTTGCTCATGCTCTCACCTACCTGTTTTTTTGCTGTAATGCGTTTTAGCTTGGGTTGTTTTTTTAATTCCTCTCGCTCAAATTTTATTTTTTCTAGTAACGCTTTGGCACTATTTGCACCACTAATTAGATCAGGGTTGGCGGCTCGCCAGTCAGCAGTAAGTTCACCGCGAAAGGCTTTAGCTAGAATTGACTGAGTGAGGTTGTTGACACGGCCTAGTACTGCATTATTTTTTTGTTCAATATTATCGATAAAGGCAAAGAGTTCTTCAACACAGCGAACTATTTCTGCCTGTTCTTCCAGAGGGGCAAATGGGATTGCTAAAACTCTCATATCTCGAAGATGTAAATTTTTTATGGCTGAACCTACTATTCTGCTAGACACATCAATCTCATTAGTCCATTTTTGCAGTGCCATATCAATAAATCTCATATTCACTGAGCTAGAGGCTGGCTTGAGCAAGGCTACACTGACAAATAACGAAAATTCTTTGTCCGTATTAACTATTGCAGTGCGCCCAATCGTTCCGCTTTTGGTGAATAATAAATCACCTTTTTTTACAGGGCAACGTTTTGACAGCTCAATATGCTCTCTTTTATCAATAAATTTCGTATCTGAAAAATCGATTTTCCCTTTCTTTATATCTTTTACCGAGATAAATGGTATGCCACTCTCCGTATACTTCGGCGTATGATGAGTTCCATCCACTATTTGGTAAGTTAAAGAATCAAGTGACACCCAAATCCAACTGGGAGGAACTTGATACTCTTCATAAAACAAATGACTTTGAGGCATTTTGCTTTTGCCCACAACTATCGAGTCTCTTTGTTCCTTTATTTTTGTGAAATCATTTGAAGCACTATGGTAACTGTGATTCTTTCGCCACTCTTCCGTCAACTTCCCACTCATAGCAGCAGCTAACACCGATTGGCGGAAGCGTTTTATGATGAATGAAATGCGTGCAAGGCGGATTTGGATATCTTTCACCAGAGACAGCAGAGTATCAAGTTTATCAGCAATGACTTTTTGTTCGGCTAGAGGTGGGAGTGGTAAATCTAAACCACGGATTACCCCCAAATTAATTCTTGGGCGAGTTGTACCTTTCACATGCTTTTCGATCTGTTTTATTACAACTTCTGAGTTTATTAAGTAAACTAAATAAGATGTTA
Encoded proteins:
- the mobB gene encoding molybdopterin-guanine dinucleotide biosynthesis protein B, yielding MKAIAIVGYKNSGKTTTTLKLAEALEKKGLKVAIAKHTHHNFDKENTDTARFQASGRDVIGIGADESAIFYGEFLPLLKLIPFIKADILLVEGNKNATWLPRIVCLREAEEINELSGAKTDESTNSTRQTIATLRKKPLLNCFEKVAHFELTPQSEAKDFEQLADLVWEKSFILPGLNCGACGFESCATFASQIVKGVKTTKDCPSLNTESVEIYANDQKIALNPFMARLVGGMLKAVAVELKGYDPNADLVIRLNKPL
- a CDS encoding RidA family protein; translated protein: MKKVIESKAAPAAVGPYSQAILANGILFASGQLPLNAQTGKLEEGDISAKATRCLENVKAILEEAGLGFSDVVKVTVYLTDMSDFAAVNAVYAKYFSAPYPARSCVAVAALPLGGTVEIEVTAATKCC
- a CDS encoding AAA family ATPase; this translates as MKVDKLHIRSRFKNLEDVVVHFDEKNLMTVLVGCNGSGKSNVLEALVAIFRNLDLGEAPPFSYELVYQLGQSCESNLHSNESWLEITVDADPNRESLAKQYIITVRDLLAKQSGDLLNEKPETQTVPFSKVKRDKDGNALYLPKYVFAYYSGPSDRLEKYFKKHRTDFYRRLLDGDLDLKGDIRPLFYAKPHHSQFVLLAFFLNEQDSDEKDFLRKYLGIEGLDSIHFVMRQPGWAKEKSELFWGARGVVRRFLDELIKCSLSPVKVTRPEDISLTGNSIRNEFFHLFLPNVDALREFAKGLRADELFKMLESTLLSEIISEVNIRVKVLSSEEPLTFRELSEGEQQLLTVLGLLKFTGGKDSLFLLDEPDTHLNPAWAVKYLKFLDDFVPSPKVSHLLMVTHHPLAIAALEKEQIQVMKRDDKFQIHASKPEESPRGMGINLILRSDMFNLQTTLDDNTNQDLINRNKLAAKEEKLTEEENIELALLNKKLSPLGFNFATDDPDYQDFLLKKYYSKSKEDA
- a CDS encoding restriction endonuclease subunit S, which codes for MRALYPIEWIKVTCEDIVVDPKSDIVDGPFGSNLKASEYANVGVPIARIQNVKRFNFVDKNISFVTPKKAYELKRHSFFSGDILITKLGSPLGLACEVPQHFKSGIIVADIVRLRHNKKICLTSYLVYLINSEVVIKQIEKHVKGTTRPRINLGVIRGLDLPLPPLAEQKVIADKLDTLLSLVKDIQIRLARISFIIKRFRQSVLAAAMSGKLTEEWRKNHSYHSASNDFTKIKEQRDSIVVGKSKMPQSHLFYEEYQVPPSWIWVSLDSLTYQIVDGTHHTPKYTESGIPFISVKDIKKGKIDFSDTKFIDKREHIELSKRCPVKKGDLLFTKSGTIGRTAIVNTDKEFSLFVSVALLKPASSSVNMRFIDMALQKWTNEIDVSSRIVGSAIKNLHLRDMRVLAIPFAPLEEQAEIVRCVEELFAFIDNIEQKNNAVLGRVNNLTQSILAKAFRGELTADWRAANPDLISGANSAKALLEKIKFEREELKKQPKLKRITAKKQVGESMSKQIIEVAVALKKAGKPLSGQQLLAASGYPSDSNTEELERFFLDIRKALMYDRSIVKLERNVDDKQDWFSLAKTSTQS